In the Advenella kashmirensis WT001 genome, one interval contains:
- a CDS encoding amino acid ABC transporter permease yields MQYDFNFAGLLPYWNTFLEGALLTLELTLASTVLGLAIGIFCSIGSRSRYRWVNRACAVYVETIRNTPFLVQIFIFYFGLSSIGLQMPAAVAAVIAMVINVGAYSSEIIRAGMDAIPKGQIEAAECLGLSRPRIYWHVIMLPAFEKVYPAITSQFILMMLMSSITSQISTEELTAVANNVQSETFLSLESYIVVAALYLLLAIVLRLLFWLAGQLLFRRQRVIAQAQRRSLSLGTAAAGKRKTVSRKLPAVTIRG; encoded by the coding sequence GTGCAGTATGATTTTAATTTCGCGGGTCTGCTTCCTTACTGGAATACGTTTCTTGAAGGCGCATTACTGACGCTGGAACTGACCCTGGCCTCGACAGTGTTGGGCCTGGCTATCGGTATTTTTTGTTCGATCGGCAGTCGCAGCCGGTACCGCTGGGTAAACCGCGCTTGCGCTGTCTACGTTGAGACGATTCGCAACACACCATTTCTGGTGCAAATATTTATCTTCTACTTTGGGTTATCCAGTATTGGGCTGCAGATGCCGGCTGCGGTGGCCGCAGTCATAGCCATGGTCATCAATGTAGGCGCCTATTCTTCAGAGATTATCCGCGCCGGCATGGACGCCATCCCCAAGGGGCAGATTGAGGCCGCAGAATGTCTTGGGCTGTCCCGACCGCGCATCTATTGGCACGTTATTATGCTGCCGGCCTTCGAGAAAGTGTATCCGGCCATTACCAGTCAGTTCATTCTGATGATGCTGATGTCGTCCATCACTTCACAGATCTCCACCGAGGAGCTTACTGCCGTAGCCAATAATGTGCAATCGGAAACGTTTCTCTCGCTGGAGTCTTACATCGTGGTTGCCGCCCTTTACTTGCTGCTGGCAATCGTGTTGCGGCTGCTTTTCTGGCTGGCCGGGCAACTGCTGTTTCGGCGCCAGCGGGTTATCGCCCAGGCGCAGCGCCGTTCGCTATCTTTGGGTACGGCAGCGGCCGGCAAGCGCAAAACGGTGTCGCGCAAGCTGCCGGCCGTTACGATCAGAGGGTAA
- a CDS encoding amino acid ABC transporter permease has product MDSFSSVQLMYLLKGVGWTLVLSLISFALGSLAGFAVMLARVSVHKSIRVITSAYIQMIQGIPLLVLLFIVYFGVGIFGINVAPLVASALALMVHVSAFLGEIWRGSVQAIEKTQWEASECLGLSRWQSLMLVIIPQALRMSLPPSVGYLVQVIKLTSLASVVGFVELTRAGQIINNSLFQPFLVFVLVGAFYFVLCYPLSLWSRAMERKLNVGNR; this is encoded by the coding sequence ATGGATTCATTTTCTTCTGTACAGCTAATGTATCTGCTCAAGGGTGTGGGCTGGACGCTGGTGTTGTCGCTGATTTCATTTGCGCTTGGCTCCCTGGCAGGATTTGCAGTGATGCTGGCGCGCGTCTCTGTGCATAAATCAATCCGGGTGATCACATCTGCCTATATCCAGATGATTCAGGGCATTCCCTTGCTGGTCCTGCTCTTTATTGTTTATTTCGGGGTTGGCATTTTCGGCATCAACGTTGCGCCACTGGTGGCGTCGGCCCTTGCGTTGATGGTTCATGTGAGCGCATTCCTGGGTGAGATCTGGCGCGGCAGCGTACAGGCCATAGAGAAAACCCAATGGGAAGCATCAGAGTGCCTGGGCCTGTCGCGCTGGCAATCGCTAATGCTGGTGATTATTCCGCAGGCATTGCGTATGTCATTGCCGCCGTCGGTAGGCTATTTGGTGCAGGTTATCAAATTGACATCACTCGCATCGGTTGTCGGTTTCGTGGAGCTGACGCGTGCCGGCCAGATCATCAACAACTCGCTGTTCCAGCCATTTCTGGTTTTCGTGCTGGTGGGCGCCTTTTATTTTGTGCTCTGTTATCCATTGTCGTTATGGAGCAGGGCCATGGAGAGAAAACTCAATGTCGGCAATCGTTAA
- a CDS encoding amino acid ABC transporter ATP-binding protein, giving the protein MSAIVNVRDVHKKFGENEVLRGVSFEIERGQVVAIIGQSGSGKSTALRCMDHLETINSGSISVCGHELGTGTVNLRELRKDVGIVFQSYNLFPHLTVLQNIMLALKHVRKLSREECSRKAQYVLEKVGLAEKAESYPEQLSGGQQQRVAIARSLAMEPKVMLFDEVTSALDPQLTGEVLRVIEDLAKGGMTMVLVTHEMSFARRIADKVIYMYQGMVWETGGPEILTNPQTRELQEFIGTGL; this is encoded by the coding sequence ATGTCGGCAATCGTTAATGTACGGGATGTACACAAGAAGTTCGGAGAGAATGAGGTGCTCAGGGGCGTGTCGTTTGAGATCGAACGAGGCCAGGTAGTAGCGATCATCGGGCAGAGCGGATCAGGAAAGAGTACGGCGCTGCGCTGTATGGATCATCTGGAAACCATCAACAGCGGCTCCATTTCGGTCTGTGGCCATGAACTTGGTACGGGTACGGTCAATTTGCGTGAACTGCGCAAGGATGTGGGCATCGTATTCCAGAGCTACAACCTGTTTCCGCATCTGACTGTCCTGCAAAACATCATGCTGGCATTAAAGCATGTACGCAAGCTATCGCGCGAAGAGTGTAGTCGCAAGGCGCAGTACGTGCTTGAGAAAGTGGGCCTGGCTGAAAAAGCGGAAAGCTATCCGGAACAGCTATCGGGCGGACAGCAGCAGCGGGTGGCGATTGCCAGGTCACTGGCAATGGAACCCAAAGTCATGCTGTTTGACGAAGTGACTTCCGCGCTGGATCCGCAATTGACCGGTGAAGTGCTCCGGGTAATTGAAGATCTGGCCAAAGGCGGGATGACCATGGTGCTGGTTACTCATGAAATGTCGTTCGCACGCAGAATTGCCGACAAGGTGATTTACATGTATCAGGGCATGGTGTGGGAAACCGGCGGTCCGGAAATCCTGACCAATCCACAAACCCGCGAGTTGCAGGAGTTTATCGGCACCGGGTTATAG
- a CDS encoding transporter substrate-binding domain-containing protein translates to MRDKPCRRLDTIKKEGTIRVAVAMGIPMFSYANANMEPEGSDVDTAKLLAQDLGVKLELVQITNAARVPSIQTGKADLTVSSLSITPERAKVVDFTVPYASLQTIVAAPKDVQIKSYADLKGLRLGVTRATVNDADVTKNAKDANIRRFEDDATLVTAGVSGQVQAVSSQWPIVAEINKKQTSNPFETKFVQHEFMLGIAMPKNNPELKAWLDKWILENLKNGKLNNIYKKYHGNALSPKVVNQQS, encoded by the coding sequence TTGCGCGACAAGCCATGCCGGCGCCTGGATACCATCAAGAAAGAGGGCACGATCCGCGTGGCCGTTGCCATGGGCATTCCCATGTTCAGTTATGCCAATGCCAATATGGAGCCCGAAGGCTCGGATGTGGACACTGCCAAACTGCTGGCCCAGGATCTGGGCGTTAAACTGGAACTGGTTCAGATCACCAATGCGGCGCGGGTTCCCAGCATTCAAACCGGCAAGGCAGACCTGACGGTCTCGAGCCTGTCGATCACGCCGGAACGCGCCAAAGTGGTGGATTTCACGGTCCCGTATGCTTCGCTGCAAACCATTGTCGCTGCGCCCAAGGATGTGCAGATCAAGAGCTATGCAGACCTCAAGGGCCTGCGCCTGGGCGTGACGCGCGCCACGGTGAATGATGCCGATGTGACCAAGAATGCGAAAGACGCCAATATTCGCCGTTTTGAGGACGACGCTACACTGGTGACTGCCGGCGTATCGGGACAGGTTCAGGCCGTCTCTTCCCAATGGCCTATTGTGGCGGAAATAAACAAGAAGCAGACCAGCAATCCCTTTGAGACCAAATTTGTCCAGCATGAATTCATGCTGGGCATTGCCATGCCGAAAAATAATCCAGAACTTAAGGCATGGCTGGACAAGTGGATTCTTGAAAATCTGAAAAACGGCAAGCTGAACAATATTTATAAAAAATATCACGGCAATGCGCTTTCACCGAAAGTGGTCAATCAGCAGTCTTGA
- a CDS encoding hydroxymethylglutaryl-CoA reductase, degradative: MPELSSRIAGFHKLGIQGRLDILKERCNLEPETVLAMLNTGNLPADTADHLIENVITTMNIPVGIATNMKVDAHDVLVPMATEESSVVAAVCNAARQCYDSGGFTTSMSGSQMIAQIQLVNITNPQFCRIAILEQKAQIKKLCDECDPILLSLGGGLQDIEVRVIDSGMGPMVITHLIVDTRDAMGANAVNTMAEKLAPLIEQWTGGKVYLRILSNLADRRLARARATWTCDAIGGQAIRDGMMSAYHFAQSDPYRAATHNKGIMNGVSAVVLATGNDTRAVEAGAHAYAARNGHYGSLTHWEIDQNGDLVGSIEMPMAVGLVGGATKLHPMAKANLQILGVTSANQLARIIAATGLAQNFAALKALATTGIQKGHMALHAQNVAMMAGAVGQQIDQVANALIALGTIRIDVAQKILQDLKAD, from the coding sequence ATGCCTGAACTCAGCTCTCGAATTGCCGGCTTTCACAAACTGGGAATACAGGGTCGCCTGGATATTTTGAAAGAACGGTGCAATCTGGAACCGGAAACGGTCCTGGCCATGCTCAACACGGGCAATTTGCCCGCGGACACAGCCGATCATCTCATTGAAAATGTCATTACCACCATGAATATTCCGGTGGGTATTGCCACGAACATGAAAGTCGATGCTCACGATGTCCTGGTACCGATGGCGACAGAAGAATCCTCGGTGGTTGCCGCGGTTTGCAATGCGGCAAGACAGTGTTATGACAGCGGCGGATTCACCACGTCCATGTCTGGCTCACAGATGATTGCCCAAATTCAATTGGTTAATATCACAAATCCGCAATTCTGCAGAATCGCCATTCTGGAACAGAAAGCGCAGATAAAAAAGCTATGTGACGAATGCGATCCCATTCTGCTTTCACTGGGCGGCGGTCTGCAGGATATCGAAGTGCGAGTCATTGATTCGGGCATGGGGCCCATGGTCATTACCCATCTGATCGTCGACACGCGTGACGCCATGGGAGCAAACGCAGTCAATACCATGGCAGAGAAACTGGCGCCGCTGATTGAACAGTGGACAGGTGGCAAAGTGTATCTGAGAATTCTGTCCAATCTTGCTGACAGACGGCTGGCCCGGGCGCGTGCAACATGGACGTGCGATGCGATTGGTGGGCAAGCAATACGCGACGGCATGATGAGCGCCTATCATTTTGCCCAATCTGATCCTTATCGCGCAGCAACCCATAACAAGGGCATCATGAACGGCGTATCGGCCGTCGTCCTGGCAACTGGCAATGACACGCGCGCGGTGGAAGCCGGCGCTCACGCTTATGCCGCACGTAACGGGCATTACGGCAGCCTGACACATTGGGAAATCGACCAGAACGGAGATCTGGTTGGCAGCATTGAAATGCCAATGGCTGTAGGCCTGGTTGGCGGGGCGACCAAACTTCATCCTATGGCAAAAGCCAATTTACAAATACTGGGTGTAACAAGTGCAAACCAATTGGCGCGTATTATTGCCGCCACTGGATTGGCACAAAATTTTGCGGCATTAAAAGCACTGGCAACAACGGGCATCCAAAAGGGACATATGGCCTTGCATGCTCAAAATGTTGCCATGATGGCCGGTGCTGTTGGACAGCAAATTGATCAGGTGGCCAATGCCCTGATCGCTCTGGGAACCATAAGGATAGACGTCGCGCAGAAGATACTTCAGGATCTGAAAGCTGACTGA
- a CDS encoding TRAP transporter large permease subunit: protein MSANIILVIMFAGLTLFMLTGLPIAFVLGGLSLLITVTLWDANAVVIMVLQIFDTMRSEALLGIPLYIFMAAILQRTGVIEELYGVMEIWFGRLRGGLAIGTVLICVLMAAMTGLSALQSPQWDCWPCPKCSSGDMIRNWLPAQYARPAHSASSFHRLS, encoded by the coding sequence ATGAGCGCGAACATTATTCTGGTCATCATGTTTGCCGGATTAACGCTGTTCATGCTGACCGGCCTGCCCATTGCGTTCGTGCTTGGCGGCTTATCGCTGCTCATTACGGTAACCCTTTGGGATGCGAATGCCGTGGTGATCATGGTACTGCAGATTTTCGACACCATGCGCTCCGAAGCGCTGTTGGGCATCCCGCTGTATATCTTCATGGCGGCCATTTTACAGCGCACCGGGGTTATTGAAGAACTGTACGGCGTTATGGAGATCTGGTTCGGGCGCTTGCGGGGCGGACTAGCCATTGGCACTGTGCTTATCTGTGTGCTGATGGCTGCGATGACAGGGTTGTCGGCGCTGCAGTCACCGCAATGGGACTGCTGGCCATGCCCGAAATGCTCAAGCGGGGATATGATCCGAAACTGGTTACCGGCACAATATGCGCGTCCGGCACACTCGGCATCCTCATTCCACCGTCTATCCTGA
- a CDS encoding TRAP transporter small permease subunit: MPAFVSAYILGITRINKFFFNIASAIIFVIVFSMLYEVISRYVFHAPTTWGMELATLLFGPYFLLGGAYLLHMRGHVNLDLLKHKLSPRNQRLLDVFSFVIIIVFSIIMFSYSFAPAMQAWEYKETSFSAWNPPIWPVKFAIPISVLLLGLQSFAEMLNVLYKEQDQQS; encoded by the coding sequence ATGCCTGCTTTTGTGTCCGCCTATATCCTGGGTATTACCCGCATTAATAAATTCTTCTTCAATATTGCATCGGCGATTATTTTCGTCATCGTATTTTCGATGTTGTACGAAGTGATCAGCAGATATGTATTTCATGCCCCTACAACCTGGGGCATGGAACTGGCAACGCTGTTGTTTGGTCCCTACTTTCTGCTTGGCGGGGCCTATTTGCTGCATATGCGTGGTCATGTCAACCTTGATTTGCTCAAGCACAAATTGTCGCCACGAAATCAGCGACTGCTCGACGTATTCAGTTTCGTGATCATTATTGTGTTCAGCATCATCATGTTTTCCTATTCATTCGCACCCGCGATGCAGGCATGGGAGTATAAGGAAACATCGTTCTCCGCCTGGAATCCGCCAATCTGGCCAGTCAAGTTTGCCATACCCATATCGGTTTTATTACTGGGACTTCAGAGTTTTGCGGAAATGCTCAATGTTCTGTACAAAGAACAGGATCAACAATCATGA
- a CDS encoding type 2 periplasmic-binding domain-containing protein — MSVTTLATNEVYSALDKGVIDFADRGDLTANLEAGLAEVAKYIIMPGPHQPTTATSYVANRAAYEKLSAPHKAALASAAREISGALRQHILVADTLALKAFQGKGVEVTTLSADELAQGRVQATKAGESATKGNPLAKKMMDSQIAFMKDLGLLS, encoded by the coding sequence GTGTCAGTCACTACCCTTGCAACGAACGAAGTCTATTCAGCTCTGGACAAGGGTGTGATCGATTTTGCCGACCGAGGCGATTTGACAGCCAACCTTGAAGCCGGCCTGGCCGAAGTAGCCAAGTACATCATTATGCCGGGCCCGCATCAGCCTACCACGGCAACAAGTTATGTAGCCAATCGCGCTGCGTATGAAAAATTATCGGCACCCCATAAAGCGGCTCTGGCGTCCGCAGCCCGGGAAATTTCCGGCGCGTTGCGTCAGCATATTCTTGTGGCTGACACTCTGGCATTGAAAGCATTCCAGGGCAAGGGCGTAGAAGTGACTACGCTGAGTGCAGATGAACTGGCGCAAGGTCGGGTGCAAGCGACAAAAGCGGGGGAATCGGCGACCAAAGGCAACCCGCTGGCCAAAAAAATGATGGACAGCCAAATTGCATTTATGAAAGATCTCGGGCTGCTGTCCTGA
- a CDS encoding type 2 periplasmic-binding domain-containing protein, which yields MKILRRDLLKTLASGTVAGIGVLGVPAVARAQEVVKWKMQSLWDGGTTPQKFEELFVKRVAELTDNKFQIQLYSAGQLVPANQAFDAVRGGAFQMMKTFDGYEAGKIPGLAFTSTVPFGFPEPDQYEAWFYEKDGLALAREAICLRACIMSPPLFMGQNPYILAFPSNRSPI from the coding sequence ATGAAAATCTTACGTCGCGATCTGCTTAAAACACTGGCCTCGGGAACCGTTGCAGGCATCGGAGTCCTGGGTGTGCCTGCCGTAGCACGGGCCCAGGAAGTCGTGAAGTGGAAAATGCAATCGTTGTGGGACGGTGGTACCACGCCGCAAAAATTTGAAGAGCTGTTCGTCAAGCGTGTGGCAGAACTAACTGACAACAAATTCCAGATTCAACTATATTCAGCGGGCCAGCTTGTGCCGGCCAACCAGGCATTTGATGCAGTGCGCGGCGGCGCCTTCCAGATGATGAAAACATTCGATGGCTATGAAGCAGGAAAAATTCCTGGCCTGGCGTTTACCAGCACCGTGCCTTTTGGCTTTCCCGAACCAGATCAGTACGAAGCCTGGTTCTACGAAAAAGACGGACTGGCCCTGGCGCGAGAAGCTATATGCCTGCGGGCTTGTATTATGTCGCCCCCACTGTTTATGGGCCAGAACCCATACATTCTCGCGTTCCCATCAAATCGCTCGCCGATCTGA
- a CDS encoding GntR family transcriptional regulator produces MSKVNSIVEHLLLAIQNGNLKSGQKLMSIRVAREHFNVSKNTMIDVYDRLVSLGHITARPGSGYYVSTLSKKQNRSSTTHIAEAVDAISLLREQLNQTYRVRVGDGRPPSSWMSQFDIDLRLKIPNDSKYGYGHPMGFEPLREAIAQNLIERSIQRRRTRFCSLMALTTRWT; encoded by the coding sequence ATGAGTAAAGTCAATAGTATTGTTGAGCATCTGCTTCTTGCCATCCAGAATGGAAATCTGAAAAGCGGGCAGAAGCTGATGTCTATCAGAGTTGCACGTGAACATTTCAACGTGTCGAAAAATACCATGATCGATGTCTATGACAGACTTGTTTCATTGGGGCATATCACGGCCAGGCCAGGTTCGGGTTATTACGTCAGCACGTTAAGCAAAAAGCAGAATAGAAGCAGCACGACGCATATAGCCGAAGCGGTAGATGCAATATCGCTGCTGCGGGAGCAGTTGAATCAGACCTATCGTGTGCGTGTCGGCGATGGCAGGCCTCCGTCTTCATGGATGAGCCAGTTCGATATTGATTTGCGACTGAAAATTCCGAATGATAGTAAATATGGCTACGGACATCCCATGGGGTTCGAGCCGCTGCGCGAGGCGATCGCGCAAAATCTTATTGAGAGATCTATCCAGCGTCGGCGGACCAGGTTCTGCTCACTTATGGCGCTAACCACGCGATGGACTTGA
- a CDS encoding aminotransferase-like domain-containing protein, whose product MDLIIKQFLSPGDTVLVDSPGYYPLFAKLKLYKIKMIGVRRGGTGPDTDDLEEKARLHRAKLFFTQTLGHNPTGGCATLAAQYQVLKLAEKYDFRVIENDAFADLLPPGMPRMAGLDQLDRVLYIGTFSKTLSASFRVGYVAGRQALVDSLCNIKMLTVVTSSDYLERWLYSLIANGQYLKHLRRLRPMVEQASAQALSNFSELGYHVPYQSEGTYYMWLELPGHLDDIQVARKAAEDGIFLAPGTVFYPEKRPSQQPALRINVAYANDPDFLAFLRRLR is encoded by the coding sequence ATGGACTTGATTATCAAACAGTTTCTGTCCCCGGGGGATACGGTTCTTGTTGATAGTCCTGGGTACTATCCTTTATTTGCCAAACTCAAACTGTACAAAATTAAAATGATTGGCGTCAGACGCGGCGGCACCGGGCCTGATACAGACGATCTGGAAGAGAAGGCCAGGCTGCATCGCGCCAAGCTGTTTTTTACGCAAACGCTGGGCCACAATCCTACAGGCGGCTGTGCCACGCTTGCTGCGCAATATCAGGTGTTGAAGCTGGCCGAGAAGTATGACTTCAGGGTGATCGAGAATGATGCGTTTGCTGACTTGCTGCCGCCCGGTATGCCACGCATGGCGGGACTGGACCAGCTGGATCGGGTCTTGTATATAGGCACCTTTTCCAAGACCCTGTCGGCCAGCTTTCGCGTAGGCTATGTGGCCGGCCGCCAGGCACTGGTTGACTCCCTTTGCAATATCAAGATGCTGACTGTTGTTACCTCATCGGATTATCTAGAGAGATGGCTTTACAGTCTGATTGCCAATGGACAATATCTGAAGCACTTGCGACGACTCAGACCCATGGTCGAACAGGCGAGCGCCCAGGCGTTGAGCAATTTTTCGGAACTGGGGTACCATGTTCCTTATCAGTCTGAAGGCACCTATTACATGTGGCTCGAGTTGCCGGGTCATCTGGACGATATTCAAGTGGCTCGCAAGGCGGCGGAAGACGGCATATTCCTGGCCCCTGGGACAGTGTTTTATCCGGAAAAAAGGCCTAGCCAGCAGCCCGCCTTGAGAATCAATGTTGCTTATGCCAATGACCCGGACTTTCTGGCATTTCTAAGAAGACTGCGTTAA
- a CDS encoding transcriptional regulator, with translation MMHPFVEGGLQNVWLSNGYRIKETRNGRSVVVHNPQGLKRTICSALCVKSVPLSGAEFRYLCRELQITSAVLCKRLALTESQLQEWESARQVPRHADTFIRIMYAVHLDRPERVQRIEARSVARNQNVYFVLRHTDRGWTLQETLERPAAVPSLTQLKGQDPTLATDRDSLA, from the coding sequence ATGATGCATCCATTTGTTGAAGGTGGCCTGCAGAACGTCTGGCTGAGCAATGGTTATCGGATAAAGGAGACCAGAAATGGCAGGAGCGTCGTCGTCCATAACCCCCAGGGACTCAAAAGAACCATTTGCAGTGCACTCTGCGTAAAAAGCGTGCCGCTGTCCGGCGCCGAATTTCGTTATTTGTGCAGGGAACTGCAAATTACGTCTGCCGTGCTTTGCAAGCGACTGGCGCTCACTGAATCACAATTGCAGGAATGGGAATCGGCCAGGCAGGTTCCCAGGCACGCCGACACCTTTATCCGCATTATGTATGCGGTACATCTGGACCGCCCGGAACGGGTGCAGCGTATTGAAGCGCGCTCGGTGGCGCGAAATCAGAATGTGTATTTCGTATTGCGCCATACAGACCGGGGCTGGACCTTGCAGGAAACGCTGGAGCGACCAGCCGCCGTTCCCTCACTCACGCAGTTAAAAGGCCAGGACCCGACGCTGGCCACAGACCGGGACTCCCTGGCCTGA
- a CDS encoding AtuA-related protein, which translates to MMSTWIKLHEIAHARAGDKGNRLNISLIPYDPVHWPLLLEQVSAEKVKAWFAHRGATQVVRYELPNLKALNFVIDNVLEGGVNSSLNLDKHGKSNSFRLLDMSIQIGT; encoded by the coding sequence ATGATGAGCACGTGGATAAAGCTGCATGAGATTGCACATGCACGGGCCGGGGATAAGGGCAACCGGCTGAACATTAGTCTGATTCCGTATGACCCGGTGCACTGGCCCCTATTGCTGGAGCAGGTTAGTGCGGAAAAAGTCAAGGCATGGTTTGCCCACCGCGGTGCAACGCAAGTGGTGCGCTACGAGTTACCTAACCTGAAGGCACTGAATTTCGTTATTGATAACGTGCTTGAAGGGGGGGTGAACAGCAGCCTGAATCTGGATAAACATGGTAAATCAAATTCGTTCCGACTGCTTGACATGTCGATACAGATCGGAACTTAA
- a CDS encoding LysR family transcriptional regulator — translation MAAIGATQSTTGLPITFVNLSTKHLKAFKALATEKNFTKAASQCHLTQPALSVLIQNLEEQVGAKLFERNTRNVMLTPEGCCLTRSPINCWTTLSTR, via the coding sequence GTGGCTGCCATTGGCGCCACCCAATCAACTACCGGGTTACCCATTACATTTGTGAATCTTTCCACCAAACACCTGAAGGCCTTCAAGGCGCTGGCCACCGAAAAAAACTTTACCAAGGCCGCCAGCCAGTGTCATCTGACGCAGCCTGCGCTGAGCGTGCTGATCCAGAATCTGGAAGAGCAGGTGGGCGCCAAGTTGTTCGAGCGCAATACGCGCAATGTCATGCTGACCCCGGAAGGCTGCTGTTTGACGCGTTCGCCGATAAACTGCTGGACGACTTTGAGCACGCGCTAA
- a CDS encoding LysR substrate-binding domain-containing protein: MSKKAGHVTVAALPSVAVGSLIPAVAQFNRIYPGVSVAFIDVTADECLNLVKTRKADFAVTFVGEHHPELISQPLCSDSFYVVCSTDHPLATRKKLRQQDILAHPVIQFVRSTSIRQHLDASFYPEKLITHMEVSNLSTVAGLVANNMGISIVPGLSLFLYTKPAIAIIPLELEVPNRMISLVQARDRVQSVAAQALITHLKETIKA, from the coding sequence GTGTCAAAGAAGGCGGGACACGTGACGGTGGCGGCATTGCCATCGGTCGCTGTGGGCAGTTTGATTCCGGCGGTTGCGCAGTTTAATCGTATCTACCCGGGTGTGTCGGTGGCCTTTATTGATGTGACAGCCGATGAGTGCCTGAATCTGGTCAAGACGCGCAAGGCTGATTTTGCCGTGACCTTCGTTGGTGAGCATCATCCGGAGCTGATCAGTCAGCCCTTATGTTCCGATTCGTTCTATGTGGTTTGTTCAACTGACCATCCGCTGGCCACCAGGAAAAAGCTGCGCCAGCAAGACATACTGGCGCATCCGGTAATCCAGTTTGTACGCAGCACCAGTATTCGGCAGCATCTGGATGCTTCCTTCTATCCGGAAAAACTCATCACGCATATGGAAGTATCCAATTTGTCCACGGTGGCCGGTCTGGTGGCCAACAATATGGGTATTTCAATTGTGCCGGGTCTATCGCTGTTTCTTTATACAAAGCCGGCCATTGCCATTATTCCGCTGGAACTGGAAGTGCCGAACCGCATGATTTCACTGGTGCAGGCGCGCGACCGGGTGCAGTCGGTCGCGGCTCAGGCACTGATCACGCATCTGAAAGAGACGATTAAAGCCTAG
- a CDS encoding RraA family protein — translation MTQQDLSIQINPSSPVLEPGIAAALQQIVTPHLSDNLHRQVGVVGLQRYNRTGKLVGTAVTVQTRAGDNLYIYKAMTMLEPGHVLVIDAAGDVSNACIGEIMKKYLQQLGCAGIIVNGAIRDVAAFENDSFPCYARGNVHRGPYKEGPGRINVPVSIGGQVIAPGDVVVADEDGIVCFPVGQAEALIAAARAHAEKEEKIMNEIASGAKEQSWLHPLLATKGLY, via the coding sequence ATGACACAGCAAGACCTTTCGATCCAGATCAACCCGTCCAGCCCGGTACTTGAACCCGGCATTGCGGCAGCCCTGCAGCAGATCGTCACCCCGCACCTGAGCGATAACCTACACAGACAGGTGGGCGTTGTCGGGCTCCAGCGTTACAACCGGACCGGAAAGCTGGTCGGGACCGCCGTTACCGTACAAACGCGTGCGGGCGACAATTTGTACATTTACAAGGCGATGACCATGCTCGAGCCGGGTCACGTGCTGGTCATAGACGCGGCCGGCGATGTGAGCAACGCCTGCATTGGCGAGATCATGAAAAAGTACCTGCAGCAGCTCGGATGTGCCGGCATTATCGTCAACGGCGCCATTCGCGATGTGGCTGCGTTTGAAAATGACAGCTTCCCGTGCTACGCCCGGGGTAATGTGCATCGCGGGCCATACAAGGAAGGTCCGGGCAGGATCAACGTACCGGTCAGCATCGGCGGCCAGGTGATCGCCCCGGGAGATGTCGTTGTTGCAGATGAAGATGGTATCGTCTGTTTTCCTGTGGGGCAGGCCGAAGCGCTGATCGCCGCAGCGAGGGCTCATGCCGAAAAAGAAGAAAAAATCATGAATGAAATAGCGTCAGGTGCTAAAGAGCAAAGCTGGCTGCACCCGCTGCTTGCAACCAAAGGGTTGTACTGA